The sequence below is a genomic window from Coffea arabica cultivar ET-39 chromosome 4c, Coffea Arabica ET-39 HiFi, whole genome shotgun sequence.
TTTCCAACCATTTCAAATCTATAACTAGTCAAATTATTGAGCCAAATCAGCTTTTGTAGTGTACAATTTTATTTCAGCTTTTCAAGCAAAGGATTCAACTACCAAACCGGCCTCACTTTTCCTCTGCTTGTCTGATTGCTCCTAGGTGTTCCTAGGCAAGTAAAGCTTATCCCTCATTAGGAGCAATCCATGTTCATTTATCTTCTAAAATTTAGGATACATCCAAGAATTTGTGGATTTCAACCATAAAGGTAATATGAAAGCCAATATTGGAATATAATAGCAGCGACCAGAGACATGTTGAACTGGGATTGGGAGTGCAGTCTAGCTCATATATGGCGAGAAGGGAACAGGTGTGCGGATCATCTAGCTAAATTAGGGCATGATCTTGACTATGGAACGATAATGGTTAGGGACCCGCCACAGACAGTTAAAGAGCTCTTGGGCCAGGACGTGTGCGGGGTGGCTTTCCCTTGATTAATTAATATGTAGCGATCCAATGGCTCTCCTtagtaccaaaaatatatatatatatgagccTGCAAACCATACTTCCTGCCTCATCTAGCCTAAATGATATGTGACTAATATGAACCTCCCTCCCTTCCCACCTAAAGGACAAGGGGAAAGAAAGATTTGAATATTGGTATATATGGATGGCTATCTAAGGTTATGAACTCAAATGCaattaaagaaaatacagaGTACGAACTTTTGTGAGAGAGTGGTAAAAAGCATCAAGGCAAGATCACAATTTATAAATGAGttctttggattttgtttcTCATATGATGGGAAAGCTTGGGGGGGAAAACCCATGAAGGGAAGAATACAATAACAACCTAATCTATTTGCGAGCCAAGAAACAAAAACCATTAATTtacttgttttgatcaatatcgaGGTAATGCGGGGTATTTGTGATTCAAGTCGTCTttaatttacctttttttttaaattgatcAAATCAGTTTTGTATTTTCGGATCAAGCAAagtaaattattaaaaaatttggtCAGTCAAAAAGACAATTGAAGGTCGTCATTACACATGATCTGACTTTCAATTGAAGCATCAcgtacaaaaatatagcactaATAATGCAGGTTAATttcaggggaaaaaaaataaaaagaggagTTAGTCTTTGATAATTATTGTTAACTATTACTGATTTGCTTTCAAGAGACCAAGCAAAtacatacccaaaaaaaaaacaaaacaaaacaaaaaccccCCACGCCGGTAATTGGTTTGTTCTCAGAATATTTGAACTGtggcaaatttaaaaaattgtcGATCAAATGAGTTACGTTACTCAAAATGAAGGACAAGATGTTTCTTTTTGGAGCATATTTTCTACCTTCTTTCGATGAAGTCAGCAGTACTTTTCAAGAAAGTGTACAcaaaaagaaggggaaaaaagagGAACACAATCAAATTATTACAACTTTTTCTACGCTTGTGGCTTTCATAGGAATGATTAAAAAACGAAACATCACAACACTTTTATTGACTAGTCATTTCAACTGAAATGCGATAGCGATGAACATTACCCATATTCATATCCAATTCCTTCTCGTTAATTAGTGCTTCCGGTACACCCCCACATATCCAATATATATAGAACCTAAATATAGCTTGCGCTTGTATTCTTGCACTTCTGTGATCAATGAAGAATTAAAACCAGGGCTAAAGGTTATTGTTTCCAGTATCTTGCCATTTCCATTGATCTTTTGTCCTTGAAGTTGTAATGTTGGTGTCGGCTTCTGGCTTTGAACTGTTACTGCAATCCAATAATCTCCAGCACTGTTCCTCTTGATCTTATCTGGCGCACCTGACAGGTTTGCAATTACATGGGATGTATGTGCTAGGGGACCCTTTAACCAATACTTGGAAACTCTTGCTTTCACAAATTCTGTAACCAGAAGATATGAGCCATCCTCACTAATTGCCACCCCAGCGGCCCCTGCAAGTCCCCTGAGCAATACTGTGACCTTTTTCGTTCTTGGATCGTATTTCAATAATCTTCCTGTTTGATCTCTATTGGCAACTACCTCTGCAATTTGGCTGCAAACAAACAATGACATGCATCACATTCAGGAATTAACATTCAATCTAGTCTTCTGATAATAGCGATATAAGAGAAATTATAACTACTAAAAAATTGTCAATCATCTTGGCAACCTGATATTGTAGCGGGAGCTTGCATCGGTGAAGTAAACAATGCCAGTTCTTTGATCGACTTCGAGGCCATCAGGGAAGCCAAATCGCAGTCGTCCTGCAGCAGAGGCAAGTTGTTTTCCCGGACCTCCTTTAGGTCCAATCACGACAAGGCCTAGACCGCCATCTGCCAAATAGAGCTCACCAGTCTTGTAGTAAAACCCCAAACCAGTTGGCCTACCGCAGATTTGAGAGATATCCGTCCTATTAGTGCCATCACAAAATTTCCGGGGCCTGAACCAAACACGAAAATATCAAGGTTacaaattatataatatatgcACAAATTGAATAGTTAACTTTGACATAAATCTATTTTGTCAATCAAGTTATcagattttgcaaaaattttGACCTTTCTGTATCCCTTGTTGGACATATGAGAGCTTAAAACTTGAAAGCTACGTTCGCAGATACACTGGTAAAATATACTGCTACAGAATAATTGAGAGATGGTATATCCCTAGTGACTAAACTAAAAATGTATGTTCAAGGAAAAAGAATTCTTGCCTATCTGCTTTTGTGTATCCATACTCCACAAAACCAACTTTGGGTCCTTCATATTTGAGAACTCTTCCGTCAGCAACACTTGTGTAAGGTCCTCCACCTGCCCAATCGAATGCAAAGGACTCGGGACCAGGATCTGGTAGATACAGCTTTTTCAAATGCCCAGCACAAAGAACTGTGGGAAGGAAACAGAAAACTAAGACATAAAAGCAGAGAATAGTCTCATCAATTCGTTTATTAGGAAATGCTGTTGTAAGAGTTGCCATTTCTAGATGATGAAGCACTGTCGAATAAACGAGGGTATTTATAGGTATAGAGTTAGAAAGTGTAGCGCTGTATTGTAGAATTCCTTTGGGGCGAAAGGCCAGAAATTGGCGCAGCGCAACGAGATCTATAGTTGACATTTGAAGCGGCCGTGTTTGGGTTTCGATAAAATTATGTCTTGAAAATTGACTTTAGCTTGCTGATTGCCTTATTGGTCCATAGTTCATAGCTTGCGTAGCTTCGTTTTCATAGGCATGTAGGAACATTTGGGTGGTTCGGTTTCAATCATCAGTATGGATCAAAATATCCTCTCGGGATCATAAATTGCTTATAGGAATTTTTACAAATAGCCCATAAATATAGCTCTTACATTGACAACAGAATGGAAACACATAACCTTTTGTGAAAAAATAGTCGACCTTTTGTGCGGAAATTAGCACTAAAATTTGACTGCAAATGGACAATGTTATGCTATCACatttagaaattaaaaattCAATCTGAGTCGATAAAAAATACTCCCTCTGTCCAATTTTAATAGTCCTAATTTTCTTttcacaatttaagaaaaagtagttaactttgttggaaaaaaaaaatttaggttgctattttcctaaaatgcctttacattaaatagagtacaactttatattaattattcatgaaaacttgaattgatggtctatggaaacttgaattgatggtcaaGCAACAATCTACACTAAATAGGATAATTTATACTAATAACAACCTATATTGAAcaagggtattttagagaaattaaaagataattttcaattgaaaagtggactacaatttgggacagacaaaGAAGGAAAACGGGACTATCAAAGTAGCATGGAGAGAGTATCAATTTAAAAGAAATCATAActagaaaaattaatcaatCACCTTAGCAACCTGATACCTGATATGGTAGCGGGAACTTGCATCGGTAAAGTAGACAATACCAGTTTCTTGATCTACTTCAAGGCCATCAGGGAAGCCAAAACGGCACTCCCTCGGCACAGGAGACAAGTTGTTTTCCACGAACTCCTCCAGATCCAATCACAGCAAGGCCTAAACCAGCATCTGTCGTGTAGAGCTCACCAGTCTTGTAGTAAAACCCCAAGCCTAATGGCCTCCCACAGATTTTTGAGTCAGCCGTGCTATTAGTGCCATCACAAAATTTCCGGGGCCTAAACCAAATTGGAACTTAGAAAGCTTATGGATTGTAGAATCTAAGCACAAATTGTATAATTTTCTGGTGAGTCTCTAGTCAATTCATCAAGTTTTGCAAAAAACTCGACCACTCAAGTGTTGGCAATGGATCAATTACCAGTTTCAACCGCATGATATAATGTAGATACCAACAAAACACATTCGAACACtatcatacatatatatatatatcaaatgtAGACACTGAAATATTCACacgcaaaaataaaataaatttttgtcacACATTAGAATTTGTGTGTTTCATTTAATCTCCTCTATCtaacttctttctttttttttttttttctagaagtGGAGTCGTGAGATTTAAGAAGTTGGCAAGGCAAGGATAGGGAGAATTTCAGACTACCCTATTTATTGCCGTTAACTATACTATATAATCATTTTTGAGATTGTAGAGAATCTTTACCCATTGGCGATATGATAGCTTCTAAAAATGAAAGCTATAGTTGCACTACTTGAATGGACAGCTACAAATTAATTCAGAGTATATCCCTGGTGACTAATTTGATAAATATGCCATATTGCCATGTACAAGGAAAAAGAATCCTTGCCCATCTGCTTTTGAGAATTCTTCCATCGGGCAACGCCTGTGTAAGGTCCTACTCCTAACAAATCGAACGCAAAGCACCCGGGACCAGGAACTGGTGAATAAAGCTTTTGCAAATATCCAGCACAAAATACTGTGGGAAGGAAACAAAACACAAAGACATAGAAACAGCGAATGGTCTCAGCAATCCATTTATTCGAAAATGGTCTCAGCAATCCCTTTATTCGAAAATGCTGCCATTGATATTGCCATGTCTAGAAGtgttataattttcaaattagtCAGGTGGAAACGCAGATTTTCGTTATAGAACAGGAGGCCAGAAATTTCGAAAATGCTGCCATTGATATTGCCATGTCTAGAAGtgttataattttcaaattagtCAGGTAGAAACGCAGATTTTCGTTATAGAACAGGAGGCCAGAAATTGATCAGTGGGCACGCGAGGCCTATCATTCATAGCCGATATCTCAAGCCCGCCGGCTTTAGATCCAGGCAGGCAATttttaaaaaccggaccgttcattgaaccggtgaagtgaaagggtcgaggttcaaccggtcggaccggttcaacctcgattcaatgaatttttaaaaaaattatttatataaatatatatatatgtacaaaataagtCATGTAATGgattaatttaatactttatatgatgaaagtttactattttttaataacttggattttttaaaaataaattttttaaattataagttaaaacaaataaatttcatctcaatttcaattatatctaaatccaacccaaaaatatcacaatattttgaaattatacaaaattcacgtctatgagaatttagatattgtgaacttaaattttaatttacgttttagagattgcaatttaaaaaaggaagtttggagttcgaaagaagtcaagaaaatcgaaaatagaaatgtaaacttgataagaaaaaaaatgagataaaagtgagtggttgtagcattaaataatttgggttaaaaaataattctttttgaacttttttcaatttaatggacaaaaacaaaattaaaagatggaagaaaacatcaataaattaaaaataaagaggtttgattaaaaagggagtgacaaaaacaagaggatagagagagagagagagagagagttgaaaattaaaaagaaagagccgTGAGAGAAtaagattttgtaagaaaaatggaaaaaagaaatatgagtgtttgttttatataaataagttataaaaaaaaactaataggatgtgatggtgcaacgattaatacattggtcttctattacaaaggtcttgagttcgaatcttAATAACtgaattttgcaaaaaaaagaaaaaaaagatgaaggtTGAAAATCGGTTCAATAGCGGTTCGACCGCGATTTTTACGGTTCTACCGGTTCTTGATTGATTTTCTGACAAAGTCAACTGTGAcattgaaccggaccggtggttcgcggttcaaccggccggtccggtccggttttcaaaacattgggcAGGCCCGAATTTACTCTCTTGAAAATTGACTTTATGTGATTCGTACGTAAGCTCATAAGCCTTAACTTTGAGAAATAAGTGAACTTCTTGAAGCGTTATGAATCACCTTAAGTATTAATTCTACCTTCACTAAAAGATTACAAAATCACTTTCATATATTCTCAACCCATGCACGCACACACATACATGTTTCTGTGTAAAAATTGGCAATGTATCCAAgcttaaatttttataaa
It includes:
- the LOC113740148 gene encoding protein STRICTOSIDINE SYNTHASE-LIKE 11-like encodes the protein MATLTTAFPNKRIDETILCFYVLVFCFLPTVLCAGHLKKLYLPDPGPESFAFDWAGGGPYTSVADGRVLKYEGPKVGFVEYGYTKADRPRKFCDGTNRTDISQICGRPTGLGFYYKTGELYLADGGLGLVVIGPKGGPGKQLASAAGRLRFGFPDGLEVDQRTGIVYFTDASSRYNISQIAEVVANRDQTGRLLKYDPRTKKVTVLLRGLAGAAGVAISEDGSYLLVTEFVKARVSKYWLKGPLAHTSHVIANLSGAPDKIKRNSAGDYWIAVTVQSQKPTPTLQLQGQKINGNGKILETITFSPGFNSSLITEVQEYKRKLYLGSIYIGYVGVYRKH
- the LOC113738846 gene encoding protein STRICTOSIDINE SYNTHASE-LIKE 12-like, whose translation is MNGPVFKNCLPGSKAGGLEISAMNDRPRVPTDQFLASLFCAGYLQKLYSPVPGPGCFAFDLLGVGPYTGVARWKNSQKQMGKDSFSLPRKFCDGTNSTADSKICGRPLGLGFYYKTGELYTTDAGLGLAVIGSGGVRGKQLVSCAEGVPFWLP